The Drosophila virilis strain 15010-1051.87 unplaced genomic scaffold, Dvir_AGI_RSII-ME tig00001170, whole genome shotgun sequence genome includes a window with the following:
- the eIF4B gene encoding eukaryotic translation initiation factor 4B isoform X3, with protein sequence MNTSHKSKKGKKNKGTVISLQSFLSNGDAPVGTTQVSKKVRNLDGDESDDGSNALPLVYQLPTAPRANRIFDDDSIPHKPPFIAYINNLPFDASEDDIYDFFGPINLASLRLPRDDGETGRSRGFGYVELENRDDLINVLSLPDPSIKGRRIRIELSNENDQQNRQKGNRRFEGFGNSSENRDSVNWRRDSQNNGSSFGGYSGTFDRSFNRERKSLTEREDNNAPGSWRTNSRQPSTDFSPPRRDRDQASEKYRIRNDSNVREDAASEERPKLNLKPRTLPLPEIVTKPDNEHANDIDTKVNVKQSGTPLNVFGSAKPVDTATRELEIEERLAETRRQEKVRCDEEVINEKLSEVQLDKNDSDNANAGTISWRRTQEFSTNDDTKASPGVQGERRREDPDYNRLNKSRDRNDRFENAREKTQNHEGKIKEENKYKRDPRNDRLQPKNAPLQGEPV encoded by the exons ATGAACACTTCACATAAAA GCAAGAAAGGGAAAAAGAATAAAGGCACTGTTATTTCTTTGCAATCATTTCTCTCCAATGGTGATGCACCGGTGGGAACTACACAAGTTTCAAAAAAGGTTCGAAATTTAGATGGTGATGAGAGTGATGATGGAAGCAACGCGTTACCTTTAGTTTATCAGCTACCCACCGCACCTAGAGCGAATAGAATATTTGATGATGATTCTATCCCTCATAAGCCACCCTTTATAGCGTATATTAACAATTTACCATTTGATGCCAGTGAGGATGATATATACGATTTCTTTGGGCCCATTAATCTAGCTTCATTAAGGCTGCCACGGGACGATGGTGAAACTGGTCGGTCTAGAGGATTTGGCTATGTAGAATTAGAAAATAGGGACGACTTAATAAACGTGCTTAGTTTACCGGATCCGTCAATTAAAGGGCGTCGCATTCGCATTGAACTGTCTAATGAAAATGATCAACAAAACCGTCAAAAAGGTAATCGCCGTTTTGAGGGCTTTGGAAATTCAAGTGAAAATCGGGATTCTGTAAATTGGAGACGAGATAGTCAAAACAACGGAAGTAGTTTCGGTGGATATTCTGGAACTTTCGATCGCAGTTTTAACCGTGAACGGAAATCTTTGACAGAAAGAGAAGATAACAATGCTCCTGGTTCATGGCGAACTAATAGCAGGCAGCCATCCACAGACTTTTCGCCTCCACGAAGAGACCGTGATCAAGCATCTGAGAAATATCGCATCAGAAACGATTCTAATGTACGAGAGGATGCTGCTTCTGAGGAAAGGCcaaagttaaatttaaaaccTCGAACGCTACCATTACCGGAAATAGTAACTAAACCAGATAACGAACATGCTAATGATATCGATACAAAAGTCAATGTTAAGCAAAGTGGTACACCTCTGAATGTATTTGGATCGGCTAAACCAGTAGATACCGCCACAAGAGAACTAGAGATCGAAGAACGTTTAGCAGAAACTCGACGACAAGAAAAAGTTCGTTGTGACGAAGAGGTTATTAATGAAAAGCTGTCGGAAGTTCAACTCGACAAAAATGATAGTGACAATGCCAATGCAGGAACTATAAGCTGGCGCCGTACTCAGGAATTTTCTACAAATGATGATACAAAAGCTAGTCCAGGCGTACAGG GTGAACGACGTCGAGAAGATCCAGATTATAATAGATTGAATAAATCACGGGACCGAAATGATag
- the LOC138911489 gene encoding large ribosomal subunit protein P2-like: MRYVAVYLLAVFGAQESPANEDLEKILSSMGIESDAERLTRMIVELKDKSIDDLIKEGHEMPVGGGGDKKEAKKKAK, translated from the coding sequence ATGCGTTATGTGGCTGTATACCTGTTGGCTGTCTTCGGTGCACAAGAGAGCCCCGCCAATGAGGATCTGGAGAAGATCCTCAGCTCGATGGGCATTGAGTCCGACGCAGAACGTCTCACCCGCATGATCGTGGAGCTGAAGGACAAGAGCATAGACGATCTGATCAAGGAGGGTCACGAGATGCCCGTTGGCGGCGGTGGCGACAAAAAGGAAGCCAAGaaaaaggcaaaataa